A window of Fusarium musae strain F31 chromosome 1, whole genome shotgun sequence genomic DNA:
AGTACAATGTCATATGTTAGCGGGCACGCTAACAGAACATACATTCTTTGCTGGGTATATGCTATATTACTGTGTACCTATGGGTGTCCGAGCCACAgcataaataccttaaaggTGTTCATCCGATCTGCAAGCTTTCTTGCGGCTCTTGGAAACTTGGCATGTCTCTGTGTCTCATTAGCTCGATGTGCCCATACTTCCTGCCTGAAGTTAACATTTGTTTGACCCAATATTATGTAAGAGAAGTAAAGTTGCCTCTGGCAAATCACTCCTCGTTTGAGGACGAGACAAGGTACTAAGCTCCAATTGGCTTTCTATAATCATGGCCGACGCTAATAAGACGAAGCTGTGAAATTGACCCAGCCAGTAACACGACTGATACGACGAGAAAGCATGAGAGATGATCACGTGATCACGTGACAGAAGATTGTGCACTAGAACGTGGACGCGTATCCATTTCCGCCCCGCTCTCTCCCCTCCTGCATCAGCATCTATCATCAGGCGGTCAACTACTACAAATGAAGATAAGTGTAAGTATGGCCTCAACAGCACGGAGTACTATTTACATCGGGAAGTCAAGTgaggctttaataaataacgTCTTTTGTCCAGGATATCTGAACGGTATCAGCCCGCAAGCATAATCAGTTCTTTTCGTAACGTCGCGTGATCCTTATACACATACCTAGGTAAAATCGGAAGATAGTTTAGTTCGAGAAGGTCGTCGCTTGGCAGGTCCCTTTCGTAAATCTTCGACGCCTGTTGAACACTTATCGGCACGTATTGTATTGTTCCCTTCGCGAGTGGGCATGGAGATGTCGAACCAGATCAACGAAATGGAATACTCCTTTGACGATAGCGCCAATCGGGAATTTGATAAGACAGGTGCTGAAGCCTTGTTTGAGGCCTCGTGCAACAGTGAAGATGCATTTGCTAGGGCGGCGCTTCGCTTAGCTGCTGTTACGTATGAAGAAGTACAAAAGAGGCTTGAGGGTAATGGGGTACTCTCTATCCTGCGCGATGTAGGCCAGTACTTAAAGTTAGGCGAGAATAGAACCTGTCTCAATGATCGACGTTTCCGAGACCATGAAGGGGATGACTTCATGCACGTTCCTGAACATAGAGAGGCACTTGATCTTCTATTTGATGCGTCTGACTTTCTGAGCTCCAAGAAACAAGTTTCGGCCATAATCAATTTGGCGGATTATAATCGTCATCCTAAGCAATTGTATCATGCGGAAAGACTTTTGAGTCACTGGTTGGCTCAGTGATGCAGGCATAGCTTTCGAATATTGAACAGATAGGGGCATGAGACGCTGGAGTCCAATTGCAGTAAATCAGGTTCGATTTGCCTGCTGCCGCCCATCTTGAAAGAGTGTCTGAGTGTCTGCGACCAGGAAAGAATGTAGGGTACGGATGGTAGTAGGGAAATATAATTTGGATGTTGTCATGAGTTCATGTATTTTGATGTTATACGAGGGACGGTACCGAGGTTGTTATGATGAACTACTTAGTTATGTTCCAGTTCATTGCAAAGTTAGGATACGACGTATGATATTGCCATACAAGATGCGTGATATTATTGGGATTGTGATACCAGTAATCTAGAGGCACACAGTGAATGAGCAGCCTCTCAGTCTTTGTTCCATACGTTTTGATGGGAGTTTGATTAGACACGATTAACCACATGATGAGAGTGACAACCCAAGACGCCAGTCAGTGAAGAGGCCGGCCGATTGCTAACGGCGATTAAGGCCTCTAAGTTCGCCAGGCTATCTAAACTGACGTCAATCTACCTGGCAAGTGCCAGGCTTCCGTGATAGTTTATGAACCAATGCTGTTCTTATTCTAATTACTTTGCGCTGGATCAATGAAGCTTCCATAAGCACATACTAAGCAAGGGCGTAGGAATCCCGCGTTCTCCACCGGCTGTGATCGTATGTGACACCTGAAGCACCGACTTGGCTCGTTTCAGAGAGAGAATTGCCGCAGAGGAAGTTGCTGCGGCCATAATGCTTCTGTACTGAATCTTAAAGCTCTAGGAAGGCTGAATAGGGTGCTTCCACGCCTGATATGCTATCCAAGCCTGGTACGAACTCACAGCGAGCGAGGCTATTCCCAATAGCACAGCAAAGATGACGCCGATAAGTGTAGCCATCATGACATGCCTCGCACCACTCTTTCTCTGCATCGACTGCTGGAGCCAGCCACGAGGTCGAGGAGTTTGGAGTTCGTTGTATAAGTCTGCTAGCCTTTCGGCTAAATAGACATATGGAACGCTCTCTTCTCCTACTCGTCTGACTGAACTGACTTCAAAGTTGAGGACATCTGGATCGAAAGAGCACTTCATTATGAGTGAGCGGAGAAGTTTCTTGGATCTTGGATCTGAAAGCGGGAACAAAGTTCCCTGGATAGAGTCCAATACTTCAAGGACTAGTTGGCGTGGTAATACTCCTCTTCATATTGTTAGCAGCCGTGAAATTCCTTTCTTGTTTGAACTTACCTCTTGAGTGAAGAAGACGGACTGGAACAATCTCCGACATCCCGAGTCACTCTCAACTGCTCTTTCAGAAAAGAGGTGTAATGATAAACCTCAAGGTAATTGTTCTTTCTGTCAAAATGCAGGTGGTTTCGAATATCCGATGTCGCCCTAATGGTGATCCCCAGTCGTTTCTTCAGGTTGACAGCTTTgagctccttcttgacctccgCAAACAACTCGCTGTTGTTATAGCTAAGTACGTTGTGATTACCAAGTGGAAACGAGTCTTGGATGTATTTGCTGAAAGGTACGTCCTCTCTCCAGTGAATGCGGTAGGTCCCCTTCTCAAGTCTATCggaagaatgatgaagagccgaAGGGtcaatcatcaacaatgtcTTCACGCCAAGTGCAACTGCATCGATTTGTTTCGCTCCATCGGCCATTTGTGAGCCCAAGCTTGAACAAGTCAGTCGGCACAACTCTGATAAAGTCGCATCTGGATTTGACTTCAAAACGGAAACTACATGGAACAGATCCTCGTGTGTTACTATTTTTCTTGTATTCGCAGACGTTGCGTCCATGTAAGTCGAGATAATTGCTTTGTAGTATGCAAAATATCGTTGGAGCTGAGG
This region includes:
- a CDS encoding hypothetical protein (EggNog:ENOG41), with the translated sequence MQVVSNIRCRPNGDPQSFLQVDSFELLLDLRKQLAVVIAKYVVITKWKRVLDVFAESLSEE